The Daucus carota subsp. sativus chromosome 2, DH1 v3.0, whole genome shotgun sequence genome includes a window with the following:
- the LOC108206621 gene encoding pectinesterase inhibitor 9, whose translation MANLSLHSLFLVVLSFHFMSSNTAESSLVTTSSYNGATNFIRISCRATLYPALCYQSLSIYAAKIQQNERQLAKAALSVSLAKARFTTMFVSKLTKVSGIRTREFLAVQDCIDNLGDTVDQLSRSLEELNHMNRVHGGQDFMWHMSNVQTWVSAALTNENTCSDGFSGNFMAGNVKAVVKRRIVTVAQVTSNALALVNRFAERHQAAAPNMP comes from the coding sequence ATGGCAAATCTCAGTCTTCACTCCTTGTTTCTAGTTGTCTtgtcattccatttcatgaGTTCTAACACTGCAGAGTCTTCTCTTGTGACAACCTCCTCATACAACGGTGCCACAAATTTCATCAGAATTTCATGCAGAGCAACTCTGTACCCTGCCTTATGCTACCAGTCCCTCTCAATTTACGCGGCCAAAATCCAACAAAACGAACGCCAGCTCGCGAAAGCTGCACTATCAGTAAGCCTGGCAAAGGCCAGATTCACCACAATGTTCGTGTCAAAACTGACAAAAGTGTCAGGAATAAGAACCAGGGAATTTCTGGCCGTGCAGGATTGTATCGATAACTTGGGCGACACAGTTGATCAGCTTTCGAGGTCTCTGGAGGAGCTGAACCACATGAACCGGGTTCATGGGGGTCAGGACTTCATGTGGCACATGAGCAATGTGCAGACATGGGTGAGTGCTGCTCTGACTAATGAGAACACTTGTAGCGATGGCTTTTCGGGGAATTTCATGGCAGGAAATGTCAAGGCTGTTGTCAAGAGAAGGATTGTTACAGTTGCTCAAGTTACTAGTAATGCACTTGCACTTGTTAACAGGTTTGCTGAGAGGCATCAGGCTGCAGCTCCAAACATGCCTTAG